A genome region from Triticum aestivum cultivar Chinese Spring chromosome 2B, IWGSC CS RefSeq v2.1, whole genome shotgun sequence includes the following:
- the LOC123042549 gene encoding uncharacterized protein, translating into MASSWAAAMSVGAGTVEALKERHAGLCRWNYRALPCVQQRAGTAAAGNGKTMAAASTGGAAASAGGAAARRRKARQEQEEELRTVMYLSNWGPNN; encoded by the coding sequence ATGGCCTCGTCCTGGGCGGCGGCGATGAGCGTGGGCGCGGGCACGGTGGAGGCGCTCAAGGAGCGGCACGCCGGGCTGTGCCGCTGGAACTACCGCGCCCTCCCGTGCGTCCAGCAGCGCGCTGGTACCGCGGCCGCCGGGAACGGCAAGACCATGGCGGCGGCCTCTACCGgcggggcggcggcctctgccggcggggcggcggcgaggaggaggaaggcgaggcaggagcaggaggaggagctccggacaGTCATGTACCTCAGCAACTGGGGACCAAACAACTAA
- the LOC123047243 gene encoding G-type lectin S-receptor-like serine/threonine-protein kinase At4g27290, whose amino-acid sequence MSCAVERGIQHPSAMRATSQLPARLLLQRLLICFFLLSIAAGVTDKLERGQKLTDGDTLVSAGGSFTLGFFSPGASTKRYLGIWFSVSNDTVCWVANRDKPLLDKSGTLVLNDVGSLVLGDTSRRARTVWSSNFLPASAAAVQLLDSGNLVVRNGSSNASLWQSFDQPSDTLLPGMKLGKNVWTGGEWQLTSWSSADDPSPGDYRRTLQTTGLPEIILWYHDVKTYRTGPWNGIYFNGVPEARAYAGKYPLLVTSSPWETTYGYTAAPGAPLTRVVVNHTGKAERLEWDASSREWNRIFQGPRDPCDEYGKCGPFGLCDPEAASSGFCGCVAGFSAANTSALVVKDNADGCRRAAALDCAGGTTTDGFKVVSGMKLPDTQNASVDMGVTLEECRARCLANCSCLAYAAADIRGGGDGTGCVMWAYAIVDLRLVDRGQNLYLRLSKSEIDGRKRFPTLLVATTLPSAVTILLVVFMIWWRRKNRIIGAIPRNPTMAVPSVSLAIIKDITRNFSKSNIIGQGGFSIVYKGQLPEGRTIAVKRLKQTALTTKGKNDFAREVEVMVGLRHGSLVCLLAYCDEGKERILIYEYMQNKSLNIYIFGTPNLRASLDWVRRLELLREIAHGVAYLHAGSGESVIHRDLKPGNILLDDEWKPKIADFGTAKLFADNRTGHDQTIVISPGYAAPEYVRGGEMTLKCDVYSFGVILLETLSGQRNGSLQRLLSQAWELWEQNRIIELLDMTIVPLPKSEPEILPELKRCIQIGLLCVQEMPDDRPAMPEVVAMFTSTTSQIDWPRRSVLDSRIVMPLNLSLELDTDHLNPTAIEVRSPSSRSSYCCLASNQSN is encoded by the exons ATGAGCTGTGCTGTGGAAAGAGGCATCCAGCATCCATCCGCCATGAGAGCTACCAGCCAACTGCCGGCACGTCTCCTACTGCAGCGGCTCTTGAtctgcttcttcctcctttccATCGCCGCCGGTGTCACTGACAAGCTCGAGAGGGGCCAGAAGCTCACCGATGGCGACACGCTCGTCTCCGCCGGCGGCTCCTTCACCCTCGGGTTCTTCTCTCCCGGGGCGTCCACCAAGAGGTACCTCGGCATATGGTTCTCGGTGTCCAACGACACCGTCTGCTGGGTCGCCAACCGCGACAAGCCGCTCCTTGACAAGTCCGGCACGCTGGTGCTCAACGACGTCGGCAGCCTCGTCTTGGGGGACACCTCCCGCCGGGCCCGGACGGTCTGGTCTTCGAACTTCCTGCCCGCCTCTGCGGCGGCGGTTCAGCTTCTCGACTCCGGCAACCTGGTCGTGCGCAACGGCAGCAGCAACGCCTCCCTGTGGCAGTCGTTCGATCAGCCGTCGGACACCTTGCTGCCCGGCATGAAGCTGGGCAAGAACGTCTGGACCGGAGGCGAGTGGCAGCTCACGTCCTGGAGCTCCGCCGACGACCCGTCGCCGGGAGACTACCGCCGCACGCTGCAAACCACCGGGTTACCGGAGATCATCCTGTGGTACCACGACGTCAAAACGTACCGCACGGGCCCGTGGAACGGGATCTACTTCAACGGCGTCCCGGAGGCGCGTGCGTACGCGGGCAAGTACCCGCTGCTGGTGACGAGCAGCCCGTGGGAGACCACCTACGGGTACACCGCCGCGCCCGGCGCGCCGCTGACCCGCGTCGTGGTGAACCACACCGGCAAGGCAGAGCGGCTGGAGTGGGACGCGAGCAGCCGGGAGTGGAACCGTATATTCCAGGGGCCGAGGGACCCGTGCGACGAGTACGGGAAGTGCGGTCCGTTCGGCCTCTGCGACCCCGAGGCGGCGTCGTCGGGGTTCTGCGGCTGTGTCGCCGGGTTCAGCGCCGCGAACACGTCGGCTCTGGTGGTGAAGGATAACGCCGACGGGTGCCGACGAGCCGCCGCGCTGGATTGTGCCGGCGGGACGACGACGGACGGGTTCAAGGTGGTGTCAGGGATGAAGCTTCCCGACACGCAGAATGCGTCGGTGGACATGGGCGTCACGCTGGAGGAGtgcagggcgaggtgcctcgcCAACTGCTCCTGCTTGGCCTACGCCGCCGCCGATATTCGGGGAGGCGGCGATGGCACCGGGTGCGTCATGTGGGCGTATGCCATTGTTGATCTACGCCTCGTCGACAGAGGGCAGAATCTCTACCTGAGGCTGTCAAAATCAGAAATCG ATGGCCGTAAAAGGTTTCCTACACTACTTGTTGCCACAACTCTACCTTCTGCTGTGACTATTCTTCTGGTCGTCTTTATGATTTGGTGGAGAAGGAAAAACAGAATTATAG GTGCTATTCCTCGGAATCCTACCATGGCGGTTCCTTCAGTTAGTCTAGCAATTATAAAGGATATTACTAGAAATTTCTCTAAAAGTAATATCATCGGGCAGGGCGGATTTAGCATTGTTTACAAG GGACAGCTTCCTGAAGGAAGAACTATTGCTGTCAAGAGGCTTAAACAAACGGCATTGACAACAAAAGGCAAGAATGATTTCGCGAGAGAAGTGGAAGTGATGGTTGGGCTTCGACATGGTAGTCTTGTTTGTCTCCTCGCTTACTGTGATGAAGGCAAGGAGCGGATACTCATCTACGAATACATGCAGAACAAGAGTCTGAACATCTACATATTTG GCACACCTAATCTTCGTGCTTCACTGGACTGGGTAAGAAGGTTAGAATTACTACGCGAGATCGCGCATGGTGTTGCATACCTCCACGCAGGATCAGGCGAGAGTGTGATCCACCGTGACCTTAAACCCGGGAACATTCTTCTTGATGATGAGTGGAAGCCAAAAATCGCTGACTTTGGCACCGCCAAACTGTTTGCGGATAATCGGACTGGGCACGATCAAACAATTGTTATTTCTCC GGGATACGCAGCTCCGGAGTATGTGCGGGGAGGGGAGATGACGCTGAAATGCGACGTTTATAGCTTTGGAGTTATTCTTCTAGAGACTCTTAGCGGGCAAAGGAATGGTAGCTTGCAAAGGCTTCTTTCCCAA GCCTGGGAACTGTGGGAGCAGAATAGGATCATTGAACTTCTCGACATGACAATTGTGCCGCTCCCCAAGTCCGAGCCTGAGATACTTCCTGAGCTAAAACGTTGTATCCAAATCGGGCTCCTCTGCGTCCAGGAGATGCCAGATGATAGGCCAGCCATGCCTGAAGTTGTGGCCATGTTTACAAGCACAACATCACAAATTGATTGGCCCAGAAGATCGGTACTAGATAGCAGAATAGTCATGCCTTTGAATCTGTCCCTTGAACTTGACACTGATCACTTGAACCCCACTGCAATTGAGGTGAGATCGCCATCGAGTCGATCCAGCTATTGTTGTCTAGCTAGCAACCAATCTAATTAA
- the LOC123042550 gene encoding uncharacterized protein — protein sequence MSVRYMMSRVGARAAQAARDAVGRSAGKADRAQQQSMARAGRAPAESARAKAPLARKAAKERRRRAAQEESLRTVMFLSMWGPNA from the coding sequence ATGAGCGTGAGGTACATGATGAGCCGGGTGGGCGCGCGGGCGGCGCAGGCCGCGCGGGACGCCGTCGGCAGGTCCGCCGGCAAGGCCGACAGGGCGCAGCAGCAGTCCATGGCCAGGGCCGGCAGGGCGCCGGCGGAGTCGGCGCGGGCGAAGGCGCCGCTGGCCAGGAAGGCGGCCAAGgagcggcggaggcgggcggcccAGGAGGAGTCGCTCCGCACCGTCATGTTCCTCTCCATGTGGGGCCCCAACGCCTAG